One Rosa chinensis cultivar Old Blush chromosome 5, RchiOBHm-V2, whole genome shotgun sequence genomic region harbors:
- the LOC112166669 gene encoding uncharacterized protein LOC112166669, which translates to MGCCLSSSATDKSSAPNQPPHFQRSDDSRAPPPVVDEETVKEVLSVSETPRPKPTQEQEPVFQDQIQEQKRTQEPVFEVKLDRVQEQKRVVDVQELLPVFEAEENWEKRIPTSGGGDGEISEQASEICSLQSESFSATTVTRDEDDEVQQRVVNNSSNRVSPVKLQKNPRDVGFRPGRVVGKSPTRRTDASPGRRYGPNGNAVGSARVVQPGQGGRRVGSRTESNRRDPGESSGRRSRSPATRIAENGGVNRANVGRSPSANRRYPGRSPVGPVESSNSSTRRIFEEPKMEEGKWPANESLDNPHVSLECFIFL; encoded by the coding sequence ATGGGGTGCTGTCTCAGCTCCTCCGCCACCGACAAGTCCTCAGCTCCCAATCAGCCCCCACATTTCCAGAGATCCGACGACAGCAGGGCTCCGCCGCCGGTGGTGGACGAAGAGACCGTGAAGGAAGTGCTTTCAGTTTCAGAGACACCGAGGCCGAAGCCAACCCAAGAACAAGAACCAGTGTTTCAAGATCAAATTCAAGAACAGAAGAGGACTCAAGAACCGGTGTTTGAAGTGAAACTGGATCGGGTTCAAGAACAGAAGAGGGTCGTCGACGTCCAAGAACTACTACCTGTCTTTGAGGCGGAGGAGAACTGGGAGAAGAGAATACCCACTTCCGGCGGCGGCGACGGAGAGATCTCGGAGCAGGCGTCGGAGATTTGCAGCCTGCAGAGCGAGAGCTTCTCCGCGACGACGGTAACCAGAGACGAAGACGATGAGGTTCAACAGAGGGTAGTCAACAACAGCAGCAACAGAGTGTCGCCGGTGAAATTACAGAAAAACCCCCGGGACGTCGGGTTTAGGCCGGGCCGGGTGGTGGGTAAGTCTCCGACGCGGAGGACGGACGCGTCGCCGGGTCGGAGGTACGGTCCGAATGGGAATGCAGTCGGGTCAGCGAGGGTGGTTCAACCGGGTCAGGGTGGTAGGCGGGTCGGGTCGAGGACGGAGTCGAACCGGCGTGACCCGGGTGAGAGCTCGGGTCGGAGGTCCAGATCGCCGGCGACGAGGATTGCGGAGAACGGTGGAGTTAATAGAGCAAATGTGGGTCGGAGCCCGTCCGCTAATAGGAGGTATCCGGGTCGGAGTCCCGTTGGTCCGGTTGAGAGTTCGAATAGTTCGACCCGGAGAATATTTGAGGAGCCCAAAATGGAGGAGGGTAAATGGCCCGCAAATGAGTCCCTTGATAACCCACATGTTTCTTTGGAATGCTTCATTTTCTTATGA